The DNA region TAGAGATACTGATATGGCTGAACAAATGACAAGCCTTACCAGATTCCAAATCCTAACTCAAGCAGGTACAGCAATGTTAGCTCAGGCTAACCAAAAACCGCAAAATGTTTTGCAACTACTAAGATAGAAAATCTAGGTTTATCTCGTTATAAATCTCCGTGATGTTTCTTGCCGAGCCCTAAAAAGCTCGGCTTTTTTATTTTTTGGAGGTTATGGGGATTTGCCTTTTGTATTGAGAGTTTGGGCGAATCGGCGTTAGCTTGTATTAGGTTGGTTGTGCAAATAATCGGTCACTGAGTGATTTTCGCGGATGGTTCTATAAAAAAAACCTTAAAGAGATAAAGTTTTTCACTCGTTATATGTCTGCGAAAATTGTATCGAAGTGCCACTGCGCACAACAGTCCTTATCCACTAACCGCCGACCGGGCTCTCTCTATCGTCAATAATTTGTGTTTTATTTTATAAGTGGGTTGAATGTATTCAACCCCTACGATATGAATTATACAAATTATTGACGCCGTTCGATCCCTTTCGCTTGGAGTAGCGAGATTTTATGGTAAATTAGGATTAGCTTTTATTCGTGAATAGGTTAATTTTATAGTAATTATCGTATGAAAGAATATTTTATACGAGTAGGGACAGGTTTGAAACCTGTCTCTACATAGTACAATGTTAATCTTATAACGAGTAGTTAATATGCATTATTCTTTATCAAATTTTTTTGCTCTCCCAAGTTCTTCCCGTCTCTTAAACTTCGTATCAATCTAAGTATCGGTTTCTGCTAATTTTGCACTATGAGCCTCTACTTTTTAAAATCAGATTTCTTAATCTAAAAAATGCGTTCGGTATATACCAAATACTATTATCAGAAAATCCCTATAGGTAATTTCTTTTTGCGTTTGTTATACTTATATATCTATATTCGTCAATTATTTGTATAACTCCATCTTTTCCGTCTTTTATATAAAGATAAATCGTACATTCGCAATCTTTCCATTCGATAAGAGAATATTTGGGATTTGGAGTCCCTAGAGGTTTACAGTCTCTTACCTTAAAATCATTGATTTTTCCACGAAAGGCTATGAGGTAATCTCGGGCATTTGGTGCTGCAGGATCATAATCCGAATTGTCTTCTCTAAATTCATAACCAGTTGAAAGAGTTATCATCTTAAGGATTAGATTTGCCTTTACTATTATTGGCGTCGTTGCCGAATCAGTACAAGTCGTTTTCATCACCTCACCGTTTTTCTTATCTATAGATTTCTGGTTCGCTCTTCCTATCGACTTCATATATACCAAATGACAAAAGTATTTACACAAAAGGATTTTATAATAATAGCATTTGGTATAGACCGAACGTGTTTTTTCGAAAAAGAAATGGGTAATTATTTTTGGCGTTCGGTATAAAAATAATCGAACGGCTTCTCATTGGGATTATCAGGATTACCCGCCCAACCTTCGAGTTGTTTTTCGGGAATTTGCTTTTCTGTTTTTGTAGAGCAGGCGAGGGTTGTGAGAAAGAGTAGTAGTAAGAGGATTTTTTTATTCATGGGAGTCGCTCCTGTTTAGATTGTGAGAGCGAAACCGGTTTTGTCAATAGATTACTTCCTTTCAAACGCCGTTGCCTTTGCGACTATTGCATCTCTGCCGCCTGGAATATGAATATAGACAATGCACTCACATTCTTTCCATCCACTATCCGGAATTTCTGGATCGGGATACAGCGGTTTACATTCTTTTACCTTTACTTCTTTAATTTTTCCAGAATATTCCTTAAATAAAACAATACTGTTGAAGGAACCTCCGTGATCAGAGACTGCGGCTAGATTCAAGGGATTAAAAGGATTGGATCTAAATTGAAAGTATAGTTCTTTTTTAGAGGTGAGACTATTGGGTTCATTCGAAATTAAGGGAACATATAAACCAAGTGAATCGTGGAGCATTCGACCAATTAAATCTCCTTTTACTTTTGTAGTTGCCGCATCCGTACAGGTTGCTTTCATCATAAGATCACTTTTTTTGTCTATGGCTTTTTGACTTGCTCTTCCGGTTGATTTCATATAGAAATAATCGTATGGTTTTTGGTTTGGATTATCAGGATTACCCGCCCAGCCGTCCCAATAAGTGTATGGAATGGGTTCTTCTTTTGGAGAGGAGCAAGAAAGGATTGTAAGAAATAAAAGTAGTAATAGTTTTTTCTTTTTCATAGTAAGTTCCTATTTTGATTTTTTAAGGTAAAAAATCAGTTGTCAATTTCTATGTTATTTTTTTGTGAAAAATTTAAAACTTTAAAAGCCTTACTTGTTTGAAGTAGATTTCATTTTCTTTTTTGCCTTTTAAAATTTTAAATTCTATATCAACTCCGTATTGGCTATTATCATTAGCAGCTTCGCGGAGTTTTAAAAAATGAGTATGCAATTTGACCGTATTCTCGCTTAGTATTCGCAATGCTTTTTGATTTAAGAGATTTCCGAGAAATATGGGTTTTATAGAGGAGCGTGAATATATTTTTTGTATCTTTCTATTATTTGGATTTAGTGCAATGTATTCGGTTTTAAATTTTCCCGAGGGGTTGGTTACGCTCTCTTCACCACTCTGAGAGTTGATCAGAATATCATACGAATAATCCGGTAGCGGTGAAGTTAGAATTACCCCGTTTGCTATTTCCTTTTGAAATGATTCGTTGATTAATAACGCCATTCCAACTTTTGTATGTTCTATTCCGAAATACTCTCTTTCCAAAAAAGCTTTCTCTGACCAGAGAGATGCATGTACTTCTAGAATTTTTTTCTCTAAAATGTCTTCCGAATCGTTTGTATGAAAGCCCTGTGATTTGTACAAACCTGCCCCGTTGAAGGCTGGAAGATCTTCTGAGTTAGTAGAACTGCGTAGTCGAATTTTTTTATTAGGAAAGTTTTTACGCAAATTATTTATTAAATCCATTTTGAACTCGGTAGATAGTTTTGATTTTAAGATGGACTCTCGAATTTCTAACAGCTTCCGGCGAATTTCCTCTCGACTTGATTTATCTTTTGTACTGACTAAAGAATTTATTTTATCTTCTGTTTCCCCTTTTATTGTATTGAAATACTGTTGAAATCCTACTGCAAATCCAGGACGAACAATTTCGGTACACAGTCGATATAAAACGGAATAATTCGCTGCTTTCGTTCCAATGTGTTCAGGGGAATAAAATTTTTCATATCCGCCTGAAAGAGAAATGATTTCGTTTATGTCGGTTTTTGCTTCTGGGATTGTTGTATTCTTGCGGGTATTCTTTATTTTGCGTCCTAGCAAATATTCTTCTTCTTTTACCTCTTGAATTTCAAATTCTTCTTTATTTGCTTTTATATATACTTTTCGATTTGCAAGATTTTTAAGTCCAGGGTAGGATTCAATAGAACTCATAGATATATTTATCGTCCCCCGATTTCTTGCTAGGAGATTTACATGAGAAAGTGGAGGTTGTGGGACAAGAGTTATTATCCCCGCGACCGGTGGGACTTGATCTGGCATAAAGTTTAACACCGCAATTTCATCCGGGTTCAAATGAATGATCTCTTCTTCTTTTTCGATGAATTTTAGAATTCCGAAAGTTTCTCCCTTATTCAAAACTTCAATTCCACTTCCACCAAAGTATTGAATTAGATCGTTTAATTGTAATATACCTTTATTCTGTAGGAATTTGCCAATCGTCTTTTCATAAAAAAGATTTTTCTTGTCATTGTTTACGATGATAAGCGGCTCTTTCTGAAAGCCCTTTGCTGCAAGTTCTAAATAAATACTCTTTGCTAGTTTTTTAATTTCCTCTGACATTTGAGCTGGCGAGTCATCGTAGCCATAGTCTTGTATTTTTAATGCCCAATCGAAAGATTTTCCTTTTTGCCGGTACGGTTTACTTCTTAAGTCATAGACATAAAAAGCCATGTATTCTCTCTTTGTCGAATAACGAACAGAATCCTCAAATTGGTGAAATAGTATGTTTTTGCCAAGTGCCTTGGAAATAAATTCGGTATGCCCGGGATATAGTCTTTGATTGCAGAAATAAGATTTTGGATTTTCTTTCCATGAAACTGTCACTCCTTTCCAAGTAGGAATTTTACCAAAGGAAATAAACTGTTCTTCTTCTAATGGAATTGCTGGTAAATATGATGTATTCGCTTGTGCAAGAATGGAAGTTAGTGCTAGGATGAAGTAAAATAGTAGTTTCATTCCATTCTCTGATAGATTCTGATTAATTTTGCTTCAAAAGAGGTTAATACATCGTAACCTAAACTTCTCAGAATTTCTACTATTTGAAATGGAAAATTTTCGTTCGTGTAGAAAGAATGCAAGGTTTAAAAATCCTCGTTCTCAAGAATTGCCTTATCAATTTCTTGCCCGTTCAATTTATAATAAATCCAAGCATTTGAAAGATCCGATAGCCTTAATGCTGAGAAGTTTTGTAAAAATTTCTCTTCCTCCCAACCTTTTAATTTGTAAGAAACTAAAGACCAAACTGGAATTCTCGTACGAATGATGCAAGCTTCGCCACCACATACATTTTCATTTTTATCAATTACTATCCAAGTTTTAGAAATGGAATTATTCAAATAAGCGATTGCTTCCATTTTTTCTTCTTCGCTTAAATGGTTTAAAGCCTTTTCTAATTTAATCGTATTCATGGTATATCCAGTTCCCTATTTAGACTCTATTAAAAATTGAAATTGTCAAGATTATTTTAATCTTATTCTTTTCCAAGTTCTCTCGCTCTTGCATTGATTCCTTCCCGTCCATCTGGGATATGGATAGAAATGGTACATTCACATTCTTTCCATCCACTCCCTGAAAATCCGAGATCGTCCGGATAGAGCGACTTACATTCTATTACCTTTACTTCTTTGATTTTATGTTCACTATATTCTTATACAAGAATATTATACCTTGGGCTTTTACATTCATAGTCAGAAGCATTTGTTAAATGAAAATTCTCCTTTAGCGAATTTGAATAATAGGAAACTTCTACTTGTAAATAATTTTTATAATCTTTTTCTTGAGTAGATTGACAGAATGGATCAATGTTTTCTTTTATTAGAAATTTAATAATGTCTCTTACTATGCTCTTACTGGTAGCTGTTTGTAAGCAGGTCTTTTTCATCATCTCACCATTTTTTTTATCTATAGATTTCTGACTCGCTCTTCCTAGCGACTTCATATATACCAAATGACAAAAGTATTTACCCAAAAGGATTTTATAATAATAGCATTTGGTATAGACCGAACGTGTTTTTTCGAAAAAGAAATGGGTAATTATTTTTGGCGTTCGGTATAAAAATAATCAAACGGCTTCTCGTTCGGATTATCAGGATTACCGCCCAACCTTCGAGTTGTTTTTCGGGAATTGGTTTTTCTGGTTTTGTAGAGACACGCTAACGCTGTCTGAGACCTGTCTCTACTCGTATTAGGTATACCTTATAACGAGTAGTTAATACATATTATCTCCCCTCAAATGCCGTTGCCTTTGCGACTATTGCATCTCTGCCGCATGGGAGGTGCATGTAAACTGTACATTCGCACTCCTTCCATTCACTATTAGGCTCTTCTTGGATTGGACTTGTATGCGGGTAATAGATATTACCCTTTAGTTCCATGTTTTTCTTTGGGTATTCTTTTACAACAATAGCCTCGGTTCAATCTTTGGTATTTAAATTTATTTATTCTACTTCAACTGAGATTTTTTTAAAATTTGCAACTTCCCTATTTGTAAAAAATCTATTTGTAAACTTTTTTACCTATCGTTGCGATAGTAACTATGGGTTTTAGAAATAGAGAAATAGTAGGTGATATAATTAAGTATTTTCGGATAAACTCATTTCGTTTGCTAAAATTTCGGATTCGGGGAATCTTTTGTAGAGAGCTTGGAATATTTTGGAAGATTCTTTTTCTAAATTTAATTCACGATAGGCGGTAGCTTTTAAAAATAAGACTTCCATTTGATAGCGAAAGTTCCCTGATTTTGCGATTTGTATTAGAAATTTTTTATAATCCTCTTCATGAAAATACAAAACAGACATAGAGCGATTTGCAACATAGGAAATCGGGTATTTTTCATAGTAATTCGAAATATCATTTTTTAACTCAAGTACAACCGTAGAATTACAAAGTAGAAGAATTTCAAATGGAGATAATAGGTAAGTAGCCTCTTTTTCCTTCAATAGAGTATATTTTTGCATTAGTTTATTTTTTTCAGGCACGTCCATCAACTGTTCTTCAATAGAATCAATGATACGTTTATCCTTTCCATTCATAACGTTCATGGCTTGGATCCAAGTTTCAATTTCTAATTTGGAATGACTTTTTTTCATGTAAAAATAGAGTTTAAAATAATTATATGTCTGTTGATAGGAAGTTATAAATACTCGTTTTTCTTCAGTGTTTAAAAATTCAAATTTATCTGAAATTAATTTAAAAATTGGAAAAACATTTCGGATTCCCTTTAAGTCATTTTTAAAAACTTGAAAGGTTACACCAAGTAAGTCTAAATTAGATTGTGAAATAACTAAGTCATAAAGATAATTTTTTTCGGATTTATCAATTTCTAAGAATTTATATTTATATAATACATTGATAATTAATTTTTCATCACCCGAGATTACTAAATTTCTGAGATCGTTTTTATAAATTCCTGTTAATATGAAAAAGATGTGAAATTTTAATGGTAATATACCTTTAGCAAGATATTTGTTTGCAATGGCAACTAAATCTGCGAGTCGATTTCTTTGGATTAAATATGTACTTATAAATTCTAAAAAGTCAGTATCATCAATGAATTCTTTATCAAAGTAGGAAATTATTTTTTCGAATTGTGCGATGGTGATTTTATCTTTCTCAGAATTTGGTTGGATTAGGTAATTTGATTTAAAAGAAATTTCTTCCATTTTTTTGAAAAAAAGTTCTCCCAACAAATTGCTTCCTAAATATTTTTCTGGAATAAACACTAAATCATAAGAATCTGCCAGACTTTGTTTAAGCGAATTCTTTAATTCTAATATTTCAGCTTTTAATTTCAGACTTTTCTTTTCCGGACTCTCTATTTCAACTGCTGGAGACACAAATCCCGATTCTTCTTTGGATATATGTATAGCCTCGATAGATGGCTCCGAAAAGGAGATTTCTTCCCAAATTATTTTATTGTTTTTTTCTGCCATAAATTGAATTCAAATAGTCAGCATTTCTAGTTTCTATTTTCTGTCATTTTTAATACATGTCCATACTAAAAACATCCATAATTTCATTCATCCTATTTTTCTCCATTGAAAATGTTTTTGCAAACGATGAAATCAACTATTTGATAAAGTCCATGAGTTGGCGAAAAATTCATAGAACTTTGAACGTTGAAAACTTGCCTAATGATAGTGCCGCCTATGCTTTGGTTCGATACTACGAAGAGCACAATGAAAAGACAATTCTAAAAAATCGACTTTTATACGGAATTGTTACTGGAAACTATCCTAAGGAAATAGGTAGATCAGAAATTAATTACATATTGACCAATCCCTTAAAAGATACTCGTGTAATCGTTCGTTTAAGTTACATGAAACTCTATCGGGAACTTTTGAAGCAGAAGATGCTAACGGAATCGGAAAGAATTATTTATTTGCAAAAATATACGTTAGACAATGACCCAGTAGTGATTCGGGCATTGGAAGAGATTCTTAGAATCCATACTAATTTAAAAGAATTTGAACAGGTTGCTCATAAAATTGAGTCCTTTACGGAGGAAGAAAAGAAATATACTTTGATACCTGATATTCGGTATTTGTATGCATATAGCCTCAATGAGTTAGGCAAAAAAGAAGAAGCCAAGAAATTCTATCTTAGCGTACTCTTTGACAGAAGAGCTGATTCAACTGTACGTAAAAAAGTTATTAC from Leptospiraceae bacterium includes:
- a CDS encoding DUF433 domain-containing protein, encoding MNTIKLEKALNHLSEEEKMEAIAYLNNSISKTWIVIDKNENVCGGEACIIRTRIPVWSLVSYKLKGWEEEKFLQNFSALRLSDLSNAWIYYKLNGQEIDKAILENEDF